A single genomic interval of Marmota flaviventris isolate mMarFla1 chromosome 14, mMarFla1.hap1, whole genome shotgun sequence harbors:
- the Foxi3 gene encoding forkhead box protein I3 produces MALYCGDNFGVYSQPSLPPAAAAPGAPPASRAPYTLADYAAPPAAAANPYLWLNGPGVGGPSSAAAAAAAAYLGAPPPPPPPPPGAAAGPFLQPPPAAGSFTCAQRPFAQPAPAAPASPAGSAAPGELGWLSMASREDLMKMVRPPYSYSALIAMAIQSAPERKLTLSHIYQFVADSFPFYQRSKAGWQNSIRHNLSLNDCFKKVPRDEDDPGKGNYWTLDPNCEKMFDNGNFRRKRKRRSEASGSSAVATGTSKSEEGLSSGLGARVGGAPEGEGPSSVLRPAQSPEPEGAKSPASPPGGPVLASAPCLGAFFSSLSGLSVGSGGSAQRAGPGGRHLGAQGPQLPSSSAFPATSISEASADTLALGTSSSSSQRSSYYSPFPASAGGGQSSPFSSPFYNLGMVNSLIYPREGSEV; encoded by the exons ATGGCCCTCTACTGCGGCGACAACTTCGGCGTGTACTCGCAGCCCAGCCtgccccccgccgccgccgccccgggCGCGCCCCCGGCCTCCAGGGCGCCCTACACGCTGGCCGACTACGCCGCTCCGCCGGCCGCTGCCGCCAACCCTTACCTGTGGCTCAATGGGCCCGGGGTGGGCGGCCCGTCCTCCGCCGCTGCCGCCGCGGCCGCCGCCTACCTGGGcgcaccgccgccgccgccgccgccgccgcccggggCCGCGGCCGGGCCCTTCCTGcagccgccgcccgccgccgGCTCCTTCACGTGCGCCCAGCGGCCCTTCGCGCAACCCGCGCCCGCCGCGCCCGCCTCGCCCGCGGGGTCCGCGGCGCCCGGAGAGCTGGGCTGGCTGTCCATGGCCAGCCGCGAGGACTTAATGAAGATGGTGCGGCCGCCCTACTCGTACTCAGCGCTCATCGCCATGGCCATCCAGAGCGCGCCCGAGCGCAAGCTTACGCTCAGCCACATCTACCAGTTCGTGGCCGACAGCTTCCCCTTCTACCAGCGCAGCAAGGCCGGCTGGCAGAACTCTATTCGCCACAACCTGTCGCTCAACGACTGCTTCAAGAAGGTGCCCCGCGACGAGGATGACCCAG GGAAAGGTAATTACTGGACTCTGGATCCAAACTGCGAGAAGATGTTTGATAATGGAAACTTCCGTCGGAAGCGCAAGCGGCGCTCGGAGGCCAGCGGCAGCTCTGCGGTGGCCACCGGGACTTCCAAGTCAGAAGAAGGGCTGTCCTCGGGATTGGGGGCCCGAGTGGGCGGCGCCCCGGAGGGAGAAGGCCCCTCCTCGGTGCTGCGGCCAGCGCAGTCGCCGGAGCCTGAGGGCGCCAAGAGCCCAGCGTCCCCACCAGGTGGCCCGGTGCTGGCCTCCGCCCCCTGCCTCGGTGCCTTCTTCAGCAGCCTCAGCGGTCTCAGCGTCGGCAGCGGTGGGAGCGCCCAGCGCGCCGGCCCTGGCGGCCGCCACCTGGGGGCCCAAGGCCCCCAGCTGCCCTCCAGCAGCGCCTTCCCCGCCACCTCCATCTCCGAGGCCTCTGCAGACACCTTGGCGCTgggcaccagcagcagcagcagccagcgATCTTCCTACTACAGCCCGTTCCCGGCCAGCGCCGGTGGGGGCCAGAGCAGCCCCTTCAGCAGCCCCTTCTACAACCTGGGCATGGTCAACAGCCTCATCTACCCACGGGAGGGCTCCGAGGTGTAG